A genomic window from Pecten maximus chromosome 2, xPecMax1.1, whole genome shotgun sequence includes:
- the LOC117321854 gene encoding innexin unc-7-like encodes MVWRPFIRHLTQSSVRLNDQCGRLNSTWTVGILVLFAVLTFFIQIPYDDAVSCWTPTDFTYALIVYTNKICSHSGVHYLPVTKDIPNMGHTGRDALQFKWRWLPLILLVQALLFKLPDIVLSVGQGLLGFRFTKISGLTDGYETLNMADRTIMGRQVGRHLKSWIDSTVSKGCPWGWLTLLILFTKLLYFINIITQLSVMDGILKSDNQSSFGRQMFDNIIGGNQSEFHTFDSPFSRITLCSFQINQLQALQRWTVQCIHNNIAYYEMIMCFLWLWFVVVSVITTTSGLVQSLTVIMPVFRNRYIKSYLYMSKEVSPSPSDNDIGRFAGSEITEDGVFVLKAIGEASSEHLVRDAVIYLWHSTHDQHSSVPQGPSEHVGPPSYLPGSLVPGQAYGPGDTTSPTRYRTQTGTETVPLPANQPK; translated from the exons ATGGTTTGGCGTCCGTTTATACGACATTTGACCCAGTCCAGTGTCCGTCTAAATGACCAGTGTGGGAGACTCAACAGTACGTGGACAGTGGGCATCCTTGTCCTGTTTGCGGTGTTGACGTTTTTCATCCAGATTCCCTATGACGATGCAGTCAGCTGTTGGACACCCACTGATTTCACTTACGCATTGAtagtatatacaaacaaaatatgtagCCACTCTGGTGTCCATTATCTGCCTGTGACCAAGGATATTCCGAATATGGGACACACGGGACGAGATGCATTGCAGTTCAAATGGCGATGGCTACCACTTATCCTCCTCGTGCAAGCACTGCTGTTCAAACTTCCTGATATTGTCCTATCGGTAGGACAGGGTCTATTGGGATTCAGGTTTACCAAGATATCAGGACTTACAGATGGCTACGAGACACTTAATATGGCCGACCGAACCATAATGGGGAGACAAGTTGGAAGGCATTTGAAGAGCTGGATAGACTCGACTGTATCGAAAGGTTGTCCATGGGGATGGCTGACCTTGCTCATTCTCTTCACCAAACTTCTATActtcatcaacatcatcacaCAATTATCTGTCATGGATGGTATTCTGAAATCTGATAACCAGTCTTCTTTTGGAAGACAAATGTTTGATAACATTATCGGGGGAAATCAAAGCGAATTTCATACATTTGATTCTCCATTCAGCCGCATAACGTTGTGTTCTTTTCAAATTAATCAGCTGCAAGCATTACAAAGATGGACCGTGCAGTGTATCCATAATAACATAGCATACTACGAGATGATTATGTGTTTCCTATGGCTGTGGTTCGTTGTGGTATCGGTAATAACTACGACCAGTGGATTAGTACAGAGTTTAACAGTAATAATGCCAGTCTTTAGGAACCG ATACATCAAgagttacctgtatatgtcaAAGGAAGTGTCCCCATCCCCATCAGACAACGATATTGGCAGGTTTGCGGGGTCAGAAATAACAGAGGACGGTGTGTTTGTATTGAAAGCGATTGGGGAGGCATCATCTGAACACCTGGTCAGGGACGCCGTCATCTATCTGTGGCATTCCACACATGATCAACACAGCTCTGTTCCTCAGGGACCATCAGAACACGTTGGTCCTCCGTCATACTTACCAGGGTCGTTAGTACCGGGTCAGGCTTACGGGCCAGGAGATACTACATCACCCACGCGATACCGAACTCAGACGGGTACTGAGACTGTCCCTCTACCGGCAAACCAACCAAAGTGA
- the LOC117321855 gene encoding innexin unc-7-like, with translation MVWRPFVRHLTQSSVRLNDQCGRLNSTWTVGILVLFAVLTYCVQSSHDDSVSCWTPTDFTHQMTVYANKICSDSGTYHVPLSEDIPISPHLRDTKVSSKEYKWRWLPLILLIQALLFKLPDLVLSVGQGLVGFRFTKISGLTDGYETLNMADRTIMGRQVGRYMKSWIDSTVLKGCPWGWLTLLFLFTKLLYFINIVTQVSVMNDLLKSENHSSFGKQVLNDIVGNETVEWHSFDSSPDRIVLCDFPIRTLTNVQRYTVQCALNNTDDIMHYYKMMLCFLWLWLVGVTVITTISGVIQLLTVLVPVFRKRYIKSYLYMSKEVSPSPSDNDIGRFAGSEITEDGVFILKAIGEASSEHLVRDAVLYLWHSTHDQHSSVPQGPPAHGGPPSYLPASHVPGQTYGPGDAASPPMAPPQQVKYRPQTGTEAAPLMTHQPI, from the exons ATGGTTTGGCGTCCATTTGTACGACATTTGACCCAGTCCAGTGTCCGTCTAAATGACCAGTGTGGGAGACTCAACAGTACATGGACAGTGGGTATCCTTGTCCTGTTTGCGGTGTTGACGTATTGTGTTCAGTCTTCGCACGACGATTCAGTTTCATGCTGGACACCCACAGATTTCACACATCAAATGACTGTATATGCCAACAAAATATGTTCTGATTCCGGTACCTACCACGTCCCTTTGTCCGAAGATATTCCGATTAGTCCACATTTAAGAGATACAAAAGTATCTTCAAAAGAGTACAAATGGCGATGGCTTCCTCTCATCCTCCTCATACAGGCACTGCTGTTCAAACTTCCGGATCTTGTCCTATCTGTAGGACAGGGCCTAGTGGGATTCAGATTTACAAAGATATCAGGACTTACAGATGGCTACGAGACACTTAATATGGCTGACCGAACCATAATGGGGAGACAAGTTGGACGGTACATGAAGAGCTGGATTGACTCAACTGTATTGAAAGGTTGTCCATGGGGATGGCTAACACTGCTCTTTCTGTTCACGAAACTTTTGTACTTCATCAACATCGTCACACAAGTATCTGTTATGAATGATCTCCTGAAATCTGAAAACCACTCTTCTTTTGGTAAACAGGTACTGAATGATATCGTTGGCAATGAAACGGTCGAATGGCATTCGTTTGATTCTTCACCCGACCGCATAGTATTGTGTGATTTTCCTATCCGGACACTGACCAACGTACAAAGATATACAGTGCAGTGTGCCCTCAATAACACAGATGATATCATGCACTACTACAAGATGATGTTGTGTTTCCTATGGCTGTGGTTAGTAGGGGTAACAGTTATAACCACGATCAGTGGTGTAATACAGCTACTTACAGTCCTGGTGCCAGTCTTTAGGAAACG ATACATCAAgagttacctgtatatgtcaAAGGAAGTGTCCCCATCTCCATCAGACAACGATATTGGCAGGTTTGCGGGGTCAGAAATAACAGAGGACGGTGTGTTCATATTGAAAGCGATTGGGGAGGCATCTTCTGAACACCTGGTCAGGGACGCGGTCTTATATCTGTGGCATTCCACACATGATCAACACAGCTCTGTTCCTCAGGGACCACCAGCACACGGTGGTCCTCCGTCATACTTACCAGCGTCGCATGTACCGGGTCAGACTTACGGGCCAGGAGATGCGGCATCTCCTCCCATGGCTCCTCCACAACAGGTTAAATATCGACCTCAGACGGGTACTGAGGCTGCCCCTCTGATGACCCACCAACCAATATAA